The proteins below are encoded in one region of Numenius arquata chromosome W, bNumArq3.hap1.1, whole genome shotgun sequence:
- the LOC141476709 gene encoding coiled-coil domain-containing protein 68-like gives MSAPSGEQRKARIVMTTLLLTEQITREDHGSEGNYVLYGSSCSQITEEAEYVRKQHPQVSGNRGEAKSSGWSHRPVATTMKETEEQLLVVSRENQVLKIKLEATREAGVQALRSASQKLYENYQARSEELKKSQENEKQQIQAYNLQQEEKLRQSSEDASRLAEGIREKCTRIAEMEQRVQRMEEEKKTLIEKKMSFEKMLQQMMSRNEDSKRCLDLQRQISTLQEQICHLQRVIQAQHHGLRGVIQEAEELNKELRSQDKKIENLTEKLTALEAQNKELKDRVGFWSGQPKAKVSRAVGTDTPRAVGALGASSPYLMLSRLRKQES, from the exons ATGTCCGCCCCCTCCGGAG AGCAGCGAAAGGCGCGTATAGTGATGACCACCCTGCTCCTCACCGAGCAAATCACACGGGAAGACCACGGCTCGGAGGGAAACTACGTCCTTTATGGATCCTCCTGTTCCCAAATCACCGAGGAAGCCGAGTATGTGAGAAAG CAGCATCCTCAAGTCTCGGGCAATAGAGGGGAGGCCAAGAGCAGCGGCTGGAGCCACAGGCCCGTTGCGACCACCATGAAGGAGACAGAAGAGCAGCTGCTGGTGGTGAGCAGGGAGAACCAAGTGCTGAAGATCAAG CTGGAAGCCACGCGAGAAGCAGGTGTCCAGGCTCTCAGATCCGCCTCCCAGAAACTCTATGAGAATTACCAGGCTCGctcagaagaactgaaaaaaagccaggagaatgAGAAGCAGCAAATACAG GCCTACAACCTCCAACAAGAAGAGAAGCTCCGGCAAAGCTCGGAAGATGCCAGCCGCCTTGCTGAAGGCATCAGGGAAAAATGCACCCGCATCGCGGAGATGGAGCAGCGCGTGCAAAGGATGGAGGAG gaaaagaaaactctGATAGAGAAGAAGATGTCATTTGAAAAGATGCTTCAACAGATGATGTCAAGGAATGAAGACAGCAAACG GTGCCTGGATCTCCAGAGACAGATTTCCACCCTGCAGGAGCAGATCTGCCACCTCCAGCGCGTGATCCAGGCGCAGCACCACGGCCTGCGGGGCGTGATACAGGAG GCAGAGGAACTGAACAAGGAACTCAGAAGCCAAGATAAAAAAATCGAGAACCTGACAGAGAAGCTGACTGCACTGGAAGCACAG aataaAGAGCTGAAAGACAGAGTGGGGTTCTGGTCCGGCCAGCCCAAGGCTAAAGTTTCCAGAGCTGTGGGAACAGA CACCCCAAGAGCTGTTGGAGCTTTAGGAGCATCATCCCCTTACCTGATGCTTAGCAGGCTGAGGAAGCAAGAGAGCTAA